One Luteibacter aegosomaticola genomic window carries:
- a CDS encoding efflux RND transporter periplasmic adaptor subunit encodes MHARTLPLTLALVGGTALALALSACSRSEADPRSTAPLVRTATLQATQAGESSFSGVVSARVQSNLGFRVPGKIVERLVDAGQTVTKGQALMRIDRTDLALADTASVSQLEAARAQAIQTAADEKRFRGLVGRGAVSASAYDQAKAASDAAAARLRAAQAQAAVTANEAGYSVLLADADGTVVDTLAEPGQVVTAGQVVVRLAHAGPREALVSLPETLRPALGSTAQATLYGNDGAHVAAHLRLLSDAADPLTRTFEARYTLDGDAAGAPLGATVVIHVPTPGAAPASIPLAAVFDRGKGPGVWVIQAGGSTVAWHAVTLGAVGDETVAITGGLLPGERFVALGAHQLHDGEQVRTSLPAGVQP; translated from the coding sequence ATGCATGCCCGCACTCTCCCGCTCACCCTGGCCCTCGTCGGCGGCACGGCGCTTGCCCTAGCGCTAAGTGCCTGCTCCCGCAGCGAGGCCGATCCCCGCAGCACCGCACCACTCGTCCGCACGGCCACGCTCCAGGCTACGCAAGCTGGAGAAAGCAGCTTCTCAGGCGTCGTCTCCGCCCGCGTGCAAAGCAATCTCGGCTTCCGCGTTCCGGGGAAGATCGTCGAACGTCTTGTGGACGCCGGCCAGACCGTCACCAAGGGCCAGGCGCTCATGCGCATCGACCGCACGGACCTCGCCCTTGCCGACACAGCCTCGGTGAGCCAGCTCGAGGCGGCCCGCGCCCAGGCGATCCAGACGGCGGCCGACGAGAAGCGCTTCCGTGGCCTGGTCGGCCGCGGCGCCGTCTCCGCATCCGCCTACGACCAGGCCAAGGCCGCCTCCGACGCGGCGGCAGCACGCCTGCGCGCCGCACAGGCCCAGGCCGCCGTGACCGCCAACGAAGCCGGCTATTCGGTCCTCCTTGCCGATGCCGACGGCACCGTCGTCGACACCCTGGCCGAACCGGGCCAGGTGGTCACCGCGGGCCAGGTGGTAGTGCGCCTCGCCCACGCTGGGCCGCGGGAAGCACTGGTATCGCTTCCCGAGACGCTCCGCCCCGCGCTGGGTTCGACGGCGCAAGCCACGCTGTACGGCAACGATGGCGCCCACGTCGCAGCCCATCTCCGCCTGCTCTCGGATGCTGCCGATCCGCTCACGCGAACGTTCGAAGCCCGCTATACGCTGGATGGCGATGCCGCCGGCGCGCCGCTTGGCGCCACCGTGGTCATCCACGTGCCGACACCCGGCGCCGCTCCCGCTTCCATACCGCTCGCCGCCGTTTTCGATCGCGGCAAGGGTCCTGGCGTCTGGGTGATCCAGGCAGGTGGATCCACGGTCGCGTGGCACGCGGTCACCCTCGGTGCCGTCGGCGATGAAACGGTGGCGATCACCGGCGGCCTCCTGCCCGGCGAGCGCTTTGTCGCCCTGGGTGCCCATCAGCTGCACGACGGCGAGCAGGTGCGTACGAGCCTGCCGGCGGGAGTGCAGCCATGA
- a CDS encoding efflux RND transporter permease subunit, protein MSGFNLSALAVRERAVTLFLIIAVSFAGLFAFVHLGRAEDPAFTIKVMTITTVWPGATAQEMQDQVAEPLEKRLQELTWYDRSETFTRPGVALTTLTLRDDTPPREVPEEFYQARKKLGDEAAKLPPGVIGPLINDEYADVTFALYALKARGEPQRLLVREAESLRQQLLHVPGVKKVNIIGERPEKIFVEFSHERLATLGIAPTTVFDALNKQNVLTAAGSIDTAGPQVVIRLDGAFDDLKAIEQTPVIANGKTLRLADIATVRRGYEDPATFLVRNDGEPSLLLGVVMRERYNGLELGKSLEKEAATISHDLPLGLSFTKVTDQAVNIAEAYDEFMLKFFVALAVVIAVSLVSLGFRVGLVVAAAVPLTLAGVFIIMLVTGRDFDRITLGALILSLGLLVDDAIIVIETIVVKMEEGKDRVTAATYSWGHTAAPMLAGTLVTAIGLMPVGFAQSTAGEYAGNIFWVVMFSLLTSWFVAVIFTPYLGVKMLPKIAPVAGGHAAIYGTPRYQAFRRLIAFVVRRKLAVALAVIGLFVVAVFGMGFVRQQFFPISDRPEVLVEVQMPEGTAIDATTKATAKVETWLRKQPEAKIVTTYIGQGAPRFFLAMAPELPDPSFAKIVVLTKDEKAREALKLRVRQAVQDGLAPEARVRATQIVFGPPSPFPVAFRVSGPDESKVRELAGQVRDVMQKNSAMRTVNTDWDERVPTVHFVLDQDRLQAIGLTTHDAANQMQFLLTGITVTSVREDIRSVDVVARSAGPTRLDPAHLGAFTLVGSAGQRVPLDQLGHAETRMEDPILRRRDRMPTITVRGDIDERFQPPDISMQVIAQLKPLMDALPAGYAIDTAGALEEAGKANKALAAVFPLMLLLMMIVIVFEVRSISGMLMILATAPLALVGVVPTLLLFHQPFGFNAILGLIGLAGIIMRNTLILIGQIHTNQREGLDPYHAVVEATVQRSRPVILTALAAVLAFIPLTFSVFWGSLAFTLIGGTIGGTVLTLLFLPALYALWYRIKPAAM, encoded by the coding sequence ATGAGCGGGTTCAATCTTTCCGCACTCGCGGTCCGCGAGCGCGCCGTCACACTGTTCCTCATCATCGCCGTGTCGTTCGCCGGCCTGTTTGCCTTCGTGCACCTGGGCCGCGCCGAGGACCCGGCCTTCACGATCAAGGTGATGACCATCACGACCGTGTGGCCTGGCGCGACCGCGCAGGAGATGCAGGACCAGGTGGCGGAGCCCCTCGAAAAACGCCTGCAGGAACTCACGTGGTACGACCGCAGCGAGACGTTCACCCGTCCCGGCGTGGCGCTGACCACGCTGACGCTGCGTGACGACACCCCGCCACGGGAAGTACCCGAGGAGTTCTACCAGGCGCGCAAGAAGCTCGGCGATGAAGCGGCGAAGCTGCCCCCTGGCGTCATCGGGCCGCTGATCAACGACGAGTACGCCGATGTCACCTTCGCGCTTTACGCACTAAAGGCCCGCGGCGAGCCGCAGCGCCTGCTCGTGCGCGAAGCCGAATCGCTTCGCCAGCAACTGCTGCACGTGCCCGGCGTGAAGAAGGTGAACATCATCGGGGAACGGCCGGAGAAGATCTTCGTCGAGTTCTCGCACGAGCGGCTCGCGACGCTGGGCATTGCGCCCACCACGGTCTTCGATGCCCTGAACAAACAAAACGTCCTCACGGCGGCCGGCTCGATCGACACGGCTGGGCCACAGGTGGTGATTCGCCTCGATGGCGCCTTCGACGACCTGAAGGCCATCGAGCAAACCCCGGTCATCGCCAACGGCAAGACCCTCCGTCTCGCGGACATCGCCACGGTACGCCGCGGCTACGAAGACCCGGCGACTTTCCTGGTCCGCAACGACGGCGAACCCTCGCTGCTGCTTGGCGTGGTGATGCGCGAACGCTACAACGGCCTGGAGCTCGGCAAGTCACTCGAAAAGGAAGCGGCGACGATCTCCCACGACCTGCCGCTCGGCCTCTCGTTCACCAAGGTCACCGACCAAGCCGTGAACATCGCGGAGGCCTATGACGAATTCATGCTGAAGTTCTTCGTGGCGCTTGCGGTCGTCATCGCTGTCAGCCTCGTCAGCCTGGGGTTCCGCGTCGGCTTGGTGGTAGCGGCAGCCGTACCGCTGACGCTCGCCGGCGTGTTCATCATCATGCTGGTCACCGGGCGCGACTTCGACCGCATCACCCTGGGCGCACTCATCCTGTCGCTAGGCCTCCTGGTCGACGACGCGATCATCGTGATCGAAACGATTGTCGTGAAGATGGAGGAAGGCAAGGATCGCGTCACGGCGGCCACCTATTCGTGGGGCCACACGGCGGCACCGATGCTCGCCGGTACCCTCGTCACGGCGATCGGCCTCATGCCCGTCGGCTTTGCGCAGTCCACTGCGGGTGAGTACGCGGGAAATATCTTCTGGGTGGTGATGTTCTCGCTGCTCACCTCGTGGTTCGTCGCCGTCATCTTCACCCCGTACCTTGGCGTGAAGATGCTGCCGAAGATCGCCCCCGTGGCAGGCGGCCATGCGGCCATTTACGGCACGCCGCGCTATCAGGCGTTCCGCAGGCTTATCGCGTTCGTCGTCCGGCGCAAGCTGGCCGTCGCCCTGGCCGTCATCGGGCTCTTCGTGGTCGCCGTGTTCGGCATGGGTTTCGTGCGGCAGCAGTTCTTCCCGATCTCCGATCGCCCCGAGGTGCTGGTGGAGGTGCAGATGCCGGAAGGCACTGCGATCGACGCCACCACGAAAGCCACGGCCAAGGTGGAGACCTGGCTGCGCAAGCAGCCGGAAGCGAAAATCGTCACCACCTACATCGGCCAGGGCGCGCCACGCTTCTTCCTGGCGATGGCGCCGGAGCTGCCGGATCCGTCTTTCGCCAAGATCGTCGTGCTGACGAAGGACGAAAAGGCGCGCGAAGCGCTGAAGCTACGCGTCCGCCAGGCGGTGCAGGATGGCCTGGCCCCCGAGGCGCGGGTGCGCGCCACCCAGATCGTGTTCGGACCGCCCTCCCCGTTCCCCGTGGCGTTCCGCGTCTCCGGCCCGGACGAAAGCAAGGTCCGTGAACTGGCCGGTCAGGTTCGCGACGTGATGCAGAAGAACAGCGCGATGCGCACGGTAAACACCGATTGGGACGAACGTGTGCCGACCGTGCACTTCGTGCTGGACCAGGACCGCCTGCAGGCCATCGGCCTGACCACCCACGACGCAGCGAACCAGATGCAGTTCCTGCTGACCGGCATCACCGTGACCAGCGTGCGCGAAGATATCCGCTCCGTGGACGTCGTCGCCCGCAGCGCCGGCCCCACGCGACTGGACCCTGCCCACCTGGGTGCATTCACGCTCGTCGGCAGCGCTGGCCAGCGCGTACCGCTCGACCAGCTCGGCCACGCCGAAACGCGCATGGAGGATCCCATCCTGCGCCGGCGCGACCGTATGCCCACTATCACGGTGCGCGGCGATATCGATGAACGGTTCCAGCCGCCCGACATTTCCATGCAGGTCATCGCGCAGCTGAAGCCGCTGATGGATGCGTTGCCGGCAGGCTACGCGATCGACACGGCGGGCGCGCTGGAAGAAGCGGGCAAGGCGAACAAGGCGCTCGCCGCCGTGTTCCCGCTGATGCTGCTCCTGATGATGATCGTGATCGTCTTCGAGGTGCGTTCAATCTCGGGCATGCTGATGATACTGGCCACCGCACCGCTCGCCCTCGTGGGTGTCGTGCCCACGCTGCTGCTGTTCCACCAGCCGTTCGGGTTCAACGCCATCCTCGGCCTGATTGGCCTGGCCGGCATCATCATGCGCAATACGCTGATCCTGATCGGCCAGATCCACACCAACCAGCGCGAAGGGCTCGACCCTTATCACGCCGTGGTGGAGGCAACGGTGCAGCGCTCGCGGCCGGTGATCCTGACGGCGCTGGCGGCGGTCCTAGCCTTCATCCCGCTCACGTTCTCGGTGTTCTGGGGCTCGCTGGCCTTCACCCTGATCGGCGGCACCATCGGTGGCACGGTGCTGACGCTGCTGTTCCTGCCGGCGCTGTATGCGCTCTGGTACCGCATCAAGCCAGCGGCCATGTAG
- a CDS encoding family 1 encapsulin nanocompartment shell protein yields the protein MGNLFRELAPVSGGAWKQIDEEATRTLKEYMAARRLVDVIGPRGYDHGGVPTGHVREIAAPDQGVRALQRQVAPLVELRVPFVLSREEIDGVARGSNDPDLQPLKDAARKLAFAEDRAVIDGYADAGITGIRQATDNKKIALPADIAAYPRAVAKALSELRLAGVNGPYRLALGAKAYAAMNGATDEGYPVYRELYGMLNGAIVWAPAIEGGLLISARGGDYELHLGQDVSIGYDSHDAKSVTLYLQETFTFLSLTAEASVNLVAG from the coding sequence ATGGGTAACCTGTTTCGCGAACTCGCCCCGGTCAGCGGCGGCGCCTGGAAGCAGATCGACGAAGAAGCCACGCGCACGCTGAAGGAATACATGGCCGCGCGCCGCCTCGTCGATGTGATTGGCCCGCGTGGCTACGATCATGGCGGCGTGCCAACCGGCCATGTGCGCGAGATTGCCGCGCCGGACCAGGGCGTTCGCGCGTTGCAGCGGCAGGTCGCGCCGCTGGTCGAATTGCGCGTGCCCTTCGTGTTGTCGCGCGAGGAAATCGACGGCGTGGCCCGCGGCTCGAACGATCCCGACCTACAGCCGCTGAAGGATGCGGCGCGCAAGCTGGCGTTCGCGGAGGACCGCGCGGTGATCGACGGCTATGCGGACGCCGGCATCACGGGCATCCGCCAGGCGACGGACAACAAAAAGATCGCGTTGCCGGCCGATATCGCGGCATATCCGCGTGCCGTGGCCAAGGCCCTGAGCGAGCTACGCCTCGCCGGTGTGAACGGCCCGTACCGCCTGGCGCTGGGCGCGAAGGCCTATGCAGCGATGAACGGGGCTACCGACGAAGGCTACCCCGTCTATCGCGAACTCTACGGCATGCTCAATGGCGCCATCGTCTGGGCGCCGGCCATTGAAGGCGGCTTGCTCATCTCCGCCCGAGGCGGCGACTACGAGCTACACCTCGGCCAGGATGTCTCCATCGGCTACGACTCCCACGATGCGAAGTCCGTCACGCTGTACCTGCAGGAGACCTTCACCTTCCTCTCGCTCACCGCCGAGGCCTCGGTAAACCTCGTCGCCGGTTAA
- a CDS encoding Dyp-type peroxidase, with protein sequence MVNAVPQPVVATLSRSAMFLTLTVNPGSVAADAVRGLCGDLAGLLRAVGFRDLEGQLSCVMGFGSEAWDRLFSGPRPAELHPFREIIGVHRAPSTPGDVLLHIRARRMDLCFELATQILAKLDGAVSVVDEVHGFKYFDDRDLIGFVDGTENPTGFEAIEAAVIADEDADFTGGSYVIVQKYLHDLKRWNEVPVEAQEKIIGRHKLSDIELDDAAKPSYAHNVLTSIEEDGQELDIVRDNMPFGDVGKGEFGTYFIGYARSPSRTEKMLNNMFVGLPPGNYDRLLDFSVATTGCLFFVPSASFLGNIPEAPQVTGSASGTSALPDAATPSGDGSLGIGAITLENHHG encoded by the coding sequence GTGGTAAATGCTGTTCCGCAGCCGGTGGTGGCGACGCTTTCGCGATCGGCCATGTTCCTGACGCTGACGGTGAATCCGGGCTCGGTGGCTGCCGACGCGGTGCGTGGCCTGTGTGGCGACCTGGCTGGTTTATTGCGTGCGGTCGGTTTCCGTGATCTGGAGGGCCAGCTGTCCTGTGTCATGGGCTTTGGCTCCGAGGCTTGGGATCGCCTGTTTTCGGGCCCGCGTCCCGCGGAGCTCCATCCGTTCCGCGAGATCATTGGCGTGCACCGCGCGCCGTCCACGCCTGGCGACGTGCTACTGCATATTCGCGCCAGGCGGATGGATCTGTGCTTTGAACTGGCTACCCAGATCCTGGCGAAGCTGGACGGGGCTGTATCGGTCGTGGACGAAGTCCATGGCTTCAAGTACTTCGATGATCGCGACCTGATCGGCTTCGTCGACGGCACCGAGAATCCCACCGGTTTCGAAGCGATCGAAGCCGCGGTCATCGCGGATGAAGATGCCGACTTCACCGGCGGCAGCTATGTGATCGTGCAGAAGTACCTGCACGACCTGAAGCGCTGGAACGAGGTGCCGGTCGAGGCGCAGGAGAAGATCATCGGAAGGCACAAGCTTTCCGATATCGAACTCGATGACGCGGCCAAGCCGTCGTATGCACACAACGTCCTCACCAGTATCGAGGAGGATGGCCAGGAGCTGGATATCGTTCGCGACAACATGCCCTTTGGTGATGTGGGCAAGGGCGAGTTCGGTACCTATTTCATCGGCTACGCGCGCTCGCCGTCGCGTACCGAAAAAATGCTCAACAACATGTTCGTCGGGTTGCCGCCCGGTAACTACGACCGATTGCTCGATTTCAGCGTGGCGACCACCGGCTGCCTGTTCTTCGTACCCTCGGCCAGTTTCCTCGGCAACATCCCCGAGGCCCCGCAGGTCACGGGCTCGGCGTCGGGCACGAGCGCTCTTCCCGATGCCGCGACACCGTCAGGTGACGGTTCACTCGGCATCGGTGCGATCACATTGGAGAACCACCATGGGTAA